Within the Cydia pomonella isolate Wapato2018A chromosome 10, ilCydPomo1, whole genome shotgun sequence genome, the region ttaaatttcaaggGCTCAATTTTGTGTGGCGGCCTTTAATACCTGGTCTATATTTCGACTACTAAtataggcatttaaattctactaatataattgaaaagaagtcgtcaataccactagattcctaATTTCTATTGTTCGTATTTCAACTTGGACGAGTAAACCAGTATTTCAAAGTGATTTCAAAAatattcgccgttttccacagattttcgagtgacgaaatggaatgctcaaaattcaaaagcggccaagtgcgagtcggactcgcccatgaagggttccgtaccatttatgacgtattaaaaaaactacttactagatctcgttcaaaccaaatttcggtggaagtttgcatggtaatgtatatcatatattttttttagatttttcattctgttattttagaagttacagggggggggggggacacaatttttttcactttggaagtgtctctcgcgcaaactattcagtttagaaaaaaattatattagaaacctaaatatcatttttgaagacctatccatagataccccacacgtatgggtttgatgaaaaaagattttttgggtttcagttctaagtatggggaacccccaaaatttattgttttttttttctatttttgtgtaaaaatcctaatgcggttcatagaatacatctacttaccaagtttgaacagtatagctcttatagtttcggaaaaaagtggcggtgacataatcggacagacagacggacatgacgaatctataagggttccgttttttgccatttggctacggaaccctaaaaatcggccCCAGTCGGAGCATGTCGCTAGCCTATTCCGTGCCTTTATGCAAAAGTTATAGAGGCAGATAATGATTTACCATTTTTCGACGTTGGCCGTAGGCCCTTAGTAGTGTAGGCCTGTACTGTAGGTATattacataggtaggtacactaacctaaatattttaaattcgtGGAGCAGTCTTACCTTGCTAACATAACTAAGCAcctatttatcttaaaactattttacaataattaatatttcacgGCACCTATTCGACATGCACCATACCATTCGGCAAAACATCGCTAGTAAAGATTAATGATAATGACATAAAATCAGCTTGTCGAATTGAGGCCctgattgtttttatttacattagagTAACACTGGGTTAGTAactagaataataaattaatcatCAATGATTTTATCATTGAGTTTTACATGATACTTAACCATGTCCACATTTTATAGTCGGTACGAGTTCTTATTAATAACAATAGCAacgtaaaacaacaaaaaatcatTTGCACtcttaataataaatcattgtttCTAGAAATAAGTACATATTCGTAATATAACTAATACAAGAATTCACATAAATAGCAGCGTTTTATTTAGTTGTcgaattttttttcgtcagatttggataaaatttggctGGTTTGAAAAGCACCTCATTCTGAGCGGTATAAATATCATGACAACTgatgcagaaaaaaaaattggtattttattttgaactgAGTTACAAAAATACCATACGCTCTTGTAGCTCAGAGGAGGTTTTTGAGGATATACGGTGAAATTGAATTTAGGTATATTGTATAGAATAGGGAACTGTATcccaaattttattgaaatttgacGAAAACAAAGAAACATTAGCCCAAATTAGGCAAATGAATATCACGCACTGATTACACCTAATTTTTTGTGGGTTTGACAACCACAAGGTCATGTGTTTCGAACGAAGTCAGGCCTTCTACGATTgcctaaaaaatgtaataaaataagggaTATTTGTAGGACACTGGGCCGTTATtctacatgttttaaaaatagatCTTACGaggttaaaattataatgaagtgaagtagcTGGTAAGCAAAGCAAGAAGTATATAACTCCATAAAGGGGCTTAGTACAGTTGGTTTGATAAAACCCGGTCTTCGCCCGATTAGTGTCGATCAGAGGAAGGATACTCAACGCAGTCGTTTATTTAATGCACTCAATTAAAGTTATATCAACATACTGGATTATTTATTAAGGCTTCTGCAATAAATGAGCTGGCGTAAGTGGCTTCAACTTTAATTGGTTTACCTTTGCGTTTGTGTAAAGTAGGTAAAGAATATTGAAATGTAACGGAAGGGAGCTTAGCCAAAATGGTAATCGTGCATCGCcaaatgaaaagaaaatttaTCGGGACGATACGTACCTACTACGAAAAGTCATGCGACAATTTCCATAAGTACGTTATTTAAGGTTAGATTGGCGTttgccatcttggctaggcagcCAGGGGAACGTTTCGAAACGAGTTCTATATTTGATTAAATGTGAGATTAATTAGTAGTAACCTGCTCACTGTTTGGGAACGTACTGTTATGAAAATGATACCTGCATTTTATTCTGATCGTAAATTTTGCTACATTGCTGCTAGAATGTTATTGATTTTACACTGAGAAAAACCATTTAAatcaattgaaattgcattaacgtttaatgctttaaacagttccataaGTATGAGCCTActgaacaaaacagtaaattttactgttcctaAAAgatagtaaattttactgttttgagtagctaatAGGTATGTAGTGATTATTCgtatatttttatcgttttttcaataagttagaaattttcaaacagttaacgttagttttgtattttactttttaatattgtataaatcagttaatcttaatgaaaatcatattttttcagtgTAATTGCGAAGATTAAGAAAACAAAAGCTTAAAAGCTCATTGTAATTCAAGTCTGTCTAATCTGCCCATAAAATCAACGATAAATAATGCAATTATCTCTAGTTGATGCAGAACTTTGAAGCTAATATTGATCTAGTATAATTAATTGGATCTGTTGAGAGCTAAACGGGTGATAAGCTAGTAAATGACAGTTTTCCCAACCAGCGCGGCGAGTTACAAATCGCTATTTAATTGTGGGCAACCATGGGCAACTTAGAAAACAGTTAATATAAATTACCAGGCGTGTTTAGAGAAAGGCTGTATTTGTAGGGCACAATTAGTGCAAATAACGTTTTATTGCACCGACGTTAAATTTGTAACGACggtaataaactaataaataaaacacatagCAACTTAATTATTTGCACGCTGAACATAAGGAAACGTTCCAAAACAAGTCATGCTTTTTTgctttctaaattaaaaatataataattgttcattttgtataatttgagTGTTATAAAATCCATTTATCAAGGATTTTATAACACTGATGGATGAAAAGATCTTTTTTAAAACCCATGACACTGGTAAACGTCTACATTGTAAACGCGTTCAGTTTCATCCGTTTTTAGCTcgcctattaaaaataaaatagattaacCGACGAATTATGGCAGTAGTCTATGATACTGCGCCGAATTCTTGTTTTTCTTTAGGACATAGAAAGATTTGGGCTTCCCGTTTCCTGAGAAGTATTTTCTGAACGAGGTTTTCTTGTCGGGAACGTAGTACGCTAAAGAGTCTAATGAGTTCGGATGGTTGTTCATGCCTTTGGGCCACGTCGGCGTGCTTTCGACGTCGACGACGTCGTCGTCGAATCGTGCCTGTGGTCTGTCTTTTGCTAGTTTTTGGAGGACAGGGAGGTTCCAATGGTATACTCGAGCTGGTTTGCCGTTGCCAGTCATTTGTAGGGGTAGGGTTCTGGCTGCGGCTGGAGCAGGGTCAGCGTGGGTGTAGTAGCTGGTATTCGGTGGTAGTTTGATGACGAACATCCTGGAGTCTCCGGTGGCATGCCGCCTGCCTTGTTCGGCGACTCGTTTCCTGTGGTGAGCGGCGGGCACCATGAGTTTCTTGAGGCCTAAAGAGCTAAGCAGCTCGTGTGTGGTCTGTTCCTTCTTGTCGTCGACAGTAAGGCTGTTGTCGCGCCGGAAGGCCGGGGCGGGGACGCAGCATGTCGCCGCCACTAGTAGCAGGAATGCCGATACCCTGGAACAAtcgaaaaacaatattaaaaagaGTTCTACAAAAAAATAGGTCATAAACGATTTATAACAATGAAAAATGTGATTGAACGTATTTCTCaagttttttttcaagttttttggATCTAAAGTTGCCAGACATCAAACAAGTGACTAAAGACTAATTAAGTAACAAACTGGTTTGTTTTTAAAACCCTTTCTGCAAAATTTTATTACTGCACCGTGACAAATAAATCTATAAACGCCGAAAGCTTTTTAAAAACGAATATAAATACTTCACATTTTCTATTTAATGGCAATTTGCCGGAGCTTTAAATTAAGTTGCCAGTAAAagcagtaaataattattttattaactgctTAAAGAAAAAGGCTTTATACCTTTAAGTATCTGAAATGTTTTGTAGGGAGTTAAATGCTAGCAGACTGGTtatatgacaaataaaagtatttcTTCGTTCATTCCTTTAATTTAAAGGCATTTTGCTGAGTGCTTACCATAGAGCCGGCAGTGAACACAATAAGTAATGTCAATGGTTTGCATTCCAAAGCCAGTCATAAACGGATAACAACTTTGTTTAGCAATAGGCTAAAGTTTCAACCAGggataggtaaataataaaaacttgtattttGCATGTAATGTTTTGTGGTATAATTGTCGAAGGGCGTCATTGTCAAGGTTTCCTTTAAGGAAGAGTGCTTACaagaacaaatatatttattctaataaagctcttaaacaatctatattgactaactaaacaaaaatataatattacaaaattaaaactaaaattaaacctagaacTAAAATAAATTCGAGATGGAAACTTTCTCTTagaaatacaggatgtttatttagtcacctgcaataatttacggggtggaTATATacgtcatactgagcaacttttagtatgggaccAACTCCATATTCGCGAAaaggctgtttcatacattttggctgcaTGACcttgaaatgtttttttcgcaattttggggttggtcccatagtaaatgtTGCTCAATATGATCAATATATTCAGCCCAGAAATTAtttcaggtgactaaataaataccctgtATTCTAAATTCAATACTGCCAAAATCGCTCGGGCAGGCTCTTACTAACTGATTATATAATTGACCACCACACAAGAAAACATAGCTTAGATAttgaaataagtaagcttactCGTACAGTGCTCacttcatataataataaagtgtTTTATAAAACCcatttaataataaagttttttaagcgAGTCAACCAAACCACTCTGTAAGGTTgccatacctcccatacaactttttatttattaagttaggaaactgatgtatggagttaacACTAACTTATTTCTCTATATTACTGGTTACATTTGGAGGTAAAAATAAGGCAATGTTAGATCACGCTGACAGACTGCAAATTGTATGGAAACTGCAcgccgacgttgcagttggTGTGCAGTCGGCGTGCAGTTTccatacaaattgcagtcgggttgcagtccgtct harbors:
- the LOC133521893 gene encoding uncharacterized protein LOC133521893, producing the protein MRNLLRVSAFLLLVAATCCVPAPAFRRDNSLTVDDKKEQTTHELLSSLGLKKLMVPAAHHRKRVAEQGRRHATGDSRMFVIKLPPNTSYYTHADPAPAAARTLPLQMTGNGKPARVYHWNLPVLQKLAKDRPQARFDDDVVDVESTPTWPKGMNNHPNSLDSLAYYVPDKKTSFRKYFSGNGKPKSFYVLKKNKNSAQYHRLLP